One Lycium barbarum isolate Lr01 chromosome 5, ASM1917538v2, whole genome shotgun sequence genomic window carries:
- the LOC132639544 gene encoding uncharacterized protein LOC132639544, whose amino-acid sequence MAKLKVTKVIRKFPPLEWCVCNTDGASRGNPIKSTYGFCLRATEGDLIHAQTEDIGYATNTEAEVYAIHEALKFRKRNGWKPPWNIASWVDEVQDLSKDLDFIFTHTLREANKLADAFANHALDRGSLGIRYWRNYRIATTQPQT is encoded by the exons ATGGCAAAGCTAAAGGTAACTAAAGTAATTCGGAAATTCCCTCCATTAGAGTGGTGTGTATGCAACACAGATGGGGCATCTAGGGGAAATCCTATAAAGAGTACCTATGGATTTTGTTTAAGGGCTACTGAAGGTGATCTAATACATGCACAGACCGAAGACATAGGGTATGCTACTAATACAGAAGCAGAGGTGTATGCAATTCATGAAGCTTTGAAGTTTCGCAAAAGAAATG GTTGGAAACCACCTTGGAATATTGCTAGTTGGGTGGATGAGGTGCAAGACTTAAGCAAAGATCTGGATTTCATTTTCACTCATACTCTGAGGGAAGCTAATAAGTTGGCAGATGCATTCGCCAATCATGCTCTGGATAGAGGTTCCTTGGGAATAAG GTACTGGAGAAACTACAGGATAGCAACAACACAACCTCAGACATAA